GGAAACATTCCTCCAAAATTACGTACGCTTCCACCGATGGAGAAGTTCTCACTTCAAATATCAGCTCCCTCTATAACATCATTACTCCTTTCCTGTGCAGATCGAATGACCCTGCAATCGTGAGGATAATCCCTTCGCAGATATTGGATTCAAGAAGCGAGTAGTAACAATAGAATCGACAATACGGGTATCAGGTAGTACCTATCAAAGTTGATTTTATTGAAACTGTAACCGGACGGGGAGCGGGAACTAAACGTTTCCGCGCATTGGTTACGACAACCCGGAAGACGCCGCCCAAGAAAGCAGAAAAACTCAATCCACTAGGTATTTACATCGAAGAATACAATTCACTGAAATCACTCGCATACAAGGAGCACAGTAATGTACAAAAGACATGAGATCCGCGCCATTTTTTTACTCGCTATCAGTATTATTCTGGGAGTTTCCTGTAAAACAATGGACATGGAGCCGAGAAACGAAGTTGTCAAAGACAAACTTGTTGAAATGGAAGAAAAGAGCGAAGAAGAAGTTGCAGTTGAAGAACTGAAAGCCTCCATCGATGTTCAAAATCAAATAGTCTATGTTGATCGCCCTGTGTATATTCCGACTCCTGAGCCAGCGGTAAAACGGACTACCGGTCTTGATTCAGTCAAACAATCTACTGAAGAGGGAACTATCAAACCAACTGAGTACTCACACGCAGCGAGAATCTATGATTATGATCCAGATCAGGTGTA
The sequence above is a segment of the Teretinema zuelzerae genome. Coding sequences within it:
- a CDS encoding TrbG/VirB9 family P-type conjugative transfer protein, translated to MYKRHEIRAIFLLAISIILGVSCKTMDMEPRNEVVKDKLVEMEEKSEEEVAVEELKASIDVQNQIVYVDRPVYIPTPEPAVKRTTGLDSVKQSTEEGTIKPTEYSHAARIYDYDPDQVYEVYCQILRTTDIHLQPGEIVIDSPFVSDTERWILVQVLISRTMLSFNISMLNRNRPDLMPHSS